The following are from one region of the Papaver somniferum cultivar HN1 unplaced genomic scaffold, ASM357369v1 unplaced-scaffold_132, whole genome shotgun sequence genome:
- the LOC113332756 gene encoding glycerophosphodiester phosphodiesterase GDPD4-like isoform X3 has product MVVIQLKLSPILFLHIIVPLALKLTALRLMFLVLPMEFCSLSMIGRDLQRISGNETAKVGFLTRKEVRVLLIKELGVKHLSHQEFHEQEMSTVEDALMLISKSVRHVILDAKVGPPKYEQGLAKDILSIVKRTQCQNCIIWAKSDTLARDIIRLSSDVTVGYIVMSDPVTGARTNLLRMKKAGVVGVYHPLVDDKLVRVLHGRNKKVYSWTVDEADSMRRMLIEQVDGVVTNHPAKLRRLMQDIQTQCLEDGFPLPR; this is encoded by the exons ATTTCTGCATATCATAGTGCCCTTAGCTCTCAAGTTGACTGCATTGAGGTTGATGTTTCTCGTTCTTCCGATGGAATTTTGTTCGCTCTCCATGATAG GCAGGGATTTGCAGCGAATATCTGGTAACGAGACCGCAAAAGTTGGGTTCTTGACCAGGAAAGAGGTTAGAGTTCTCCTG ATAAAAGAATTGGGTGTCAAACATCTGTCCCATCAAGAGTTTCACGAACAAGAAATGTCAACAGTCGAAGATGCATTGATG TTAATATCTAAATCAGTTCGGCATGTAATCTTGGATGCAAAAGTGGGGCCTCCAAAATATGAGCAGGGACTAGCAAAAGATATTCTTTCTATT GTAAAGAGAACACAGTGTCAAAATTGTATCATTTGGGCTAAAAGTGACACGTTAGCTAGGGATATAATCAGACTATCGTCTGACGTGACG GTTGGTTACATTGTCATGAGTGATCCTGTGACTGGTGCTAGAACCAACTTACTAAGAATGAAAAAAGCTGGTGTTGTTGGGGTGTATCACCCTTTAGTTGATGACAAGCTTGTGAGAGTTCTTCATGG GAGGAATAAGAAAGTTTATTCTTGGACTGTCGACGAGGCAGATTCTATGCGGAGAATGCTAATTGAACAAGTAGATGGTGTTGTTACCAACCATCCTGCGAAGCTTCGACGGCTCATGCAAGACATTCAAACTCAATGCCTTGAGGATGGGTTCCCTTTGCCCAGATAA
- the LOC113332756 gene encoding glycerophosphodiester phosphodiesterase GDPD4-like isoform X4, with translation MVVIQLKLSPILFLHIIVPLALKLTALRLMFLVLPMEFCSLSMIGRDLQRISGNETAKVGFLTRKEIKELGVKHLSHQEFHEQEMSTVEDALMLISKSVRHVILDAKVGPPKYEQGLAKDILSIVKRTQCQNCIIWAKSDTLARDIIRLSSDVTVGYIVMSDPVTGARTNLLRMKKAGVVGVYHPLVDDKLVRVLHGRNKKVYSWTVDEADSMRRMLIEQVDGVVTNHPAKLRRLMQDIQTQCLEDGFPLPR, from the exons ATTTCTGCATATCATAGTGCCCTTAGCTCTCAAGTTGACTGCATTGAGGTTGATGTTTCTCGTTCTTCCGATGGAATTTTGTTCGCTCTCCATGATAG GCAGGGATTTGCAGCGAATATCTGGTAACGAGACCGCAAAAGTTGGGTTCTTGACCAGGAAAGAG ATAAAAGAATTGGGTGTCAAACATCTGTCCCATCAAGAGTTTCACGAACAAGAAATGTCAACAGTCGAAGATGCATTGATG TTAATATCTAAATCAGTTCGGCATGTAATCTTGGATGCAAAAGTGGGGCCTCCAAAATATGAGCAGGGACTAGCAAAAGATATTCTTTCTATT GTAAAGAGAACACAGTGTCAAAATTGTATCATTTGGGCTAAAAGTGACACGTTAGCTAGGGATATAATCAGACTATCGTCTGACGTGACG GTTGGTTACATTGTCATGAGTGATCCTGTGACTGGTGCTAGAACCAACTTACTAAGAATGAAAAAAGCTGGTGTTGTTGGGGTGTATCACCCTTTAGTTGATGACAAGCTTGTGAGAGTTCTTCATGG GAGGAATAAGAAAGTTTATTCTTGGACTGTCGACGAGGCAGATTCTATGCGGAGAATGCTAATTGAACAAGTAGATGGTGTTGTTACCAACCATCCTGCGAAGCTTCGACGGCTCATGCAAGACATTCAAACTCAATGCCTTGAGGATGGGTTCCCTTTGCCCAGATAA
- the LOC113332923 gene encoding VQ motif-containing protein 31-like: MEKPTSNQDSTPLTTFVQADTNTFRELVQRLTGSSDRDHGTSNVPPQSNNNAVATNESTTTKVIGVKKPTFKLHERRQYSKTKLEVVNPGFQFRPGSPILSPSRPGLHKTKLLPSPTKVANYSPIPSPSQPFANLSILEEKAMHNLPSDSLNNEEEEEKAIQEMRFYLHPSPRSKTSSEPELLTLFPLTSPKSHQP; this comes from the coding sequence ATGGAAAAACCAACAAGCAACCAAGACTCGACGCCATTGACGACTTTCGTCCAAGCTGATACAAACACCTTTCGCGAGCTTGTTCAACGTCTAACCGGTTCATCCGATAGGGATCATGGAACATCTAATGTACCTCCTCAGTCAAACAATAATGCAGTTGCAACCAATGAAAGTACAACCACCAAAGTAATAGGTGTGAAGAAACCAACATTCAAACTGCATGAGAGAAGGCAATACTCTAAAACTAAACTGGAAGTTGTAAATCCCGGTTTTCAATTCAGACCAGGTTCACCGATTTTATCTCCATCTAGACCTggtttgcataaaacaaaacTACTCCCCTCCCCAACAAAGGTAGCTAATTATAGTCCTATTCCAAGCCCTTCACAGCCATTTGCAAACTTATCAATCCTCGAAGAAAAAGCAATGCATAACTTACCATCTGATAGTTTAAAtaatgaggaggaagaagagaaggcAATCCAAGAGATGAGGTTTTATTTGCATCCTTCCCCGCGATCTAAAACAAGTTCAGAACCAGAATTGCTAACGTTGTTCCCACTTACATCCCCGAAGTCTCACCAGCCTTAA